The Pseudomonas kermanshahensis genome includes a window with the following:
- a CDS encoding NIPSNAP family protein — protein MYYELRTYTLDPLKMADWLALYQSHALAVQSEHLGKLVGFFTSEFGEVNQVVHLWAYTSLDDRMQRRAAMAADPRWAEFSQRNRELGAVLRLQSRLMRPTGFSPLQ, from the coding sequence ATGTACTACGAACTGAGAACCTACACCCTCGACCCACTGAAGATGGCCGACTGGCTGGCCCTGTACCAAAGCCACGCGCTGGCGGTGCAGAGCGAGCACCTGGGCAAGCTGGTCGGTTTCTTTACCAGTGAATTCGGCGAGGTCAACCAAGTGGTGCACCTGTGGGCCTACACCAGCCTCGACGACCGCATGCAGCGCCGCGCGGCGATGGCGGCGGACCCGCGCTGGGCGGAGTTCTCGCAGCGCAATCGCGAGCTGGGCGCAGTGTTACGGTTGCAGTCGCGGTTGATGCGGCCAACCGGCTTTTCGCCGCTGCAGTAA
- the nikD gene encoding nickel import ATP-binding protein NikD: MPVSTLQLKGLCIEGRAGVLVDDVDLQLRRGEVCALVGHSGSGKSLSCLGLLDVLPPGLRRTRGQLLHDGKPLAADQVRGQLASLILQNPRSAFNPVRNMASHAQETLKLRGVVGSAARTRMDECLEAVGLDDRSRVLQSFAFQLSGGMLQRMMIALALMAESPFLLADEPTSDLDAVSQARFLDLLMKLVQQHKLGVLLVTHDMGVVARCADHVTVMEAGRVVERQTVHGLFDQPASATARTLLEAHQLLNGSQP; encoded by the coding sequence ATGCCCGTGTCGACGTTACAGCTCAAAGGCCTGTGTATCGAAGGGCGTGCTGGCGTGTTGGTGGACGACGTAGACCTGCAACTGCGCCGCGGTGAAGTCTGTGCCCTGGTCGGTCACAGCGGATCGGGCAAATCGCTCAGTTGCCTGGGCTTGCTTGACGTACTGCCGCCAGGCCTGCGCCGTACACGCGGCCAGTTGCTGCACGATGGCAAGCCATTGGCGGCCGATCAGGTGCGTGGGCAACTTGCCAGCCTGATCCTGCAGAACCCACGCAGTGCATTCAACCCTGTGCGCAACATGGCTAGCCATGCCCAGGAAACCCTGAAACTGCGAGGGGTCGTCGGCAGCGCTGCACGTACGCGCATGGATGAATGCCTGGAGGCCGTGGGGTTGGATGACCGCAGTCGGGTCCTGCAGTCGTTCGCGTTCCAGCTCAGCGGTGGCATGTTGCAGCGCATGATGATCGCCCTTGCGCTCATGGCCGAAAGCCCCTTTCTGCTGGCGGACGAGCCCACCAGCGACCTTGACGCCGTGAGCCAGGCGCGCTTTCTCGACCTGCTCATGAAACTGGTGCAACAGCACAAGCTTGGCGTGCTGCTGGTGACCCATGACATGGGGGTGGTTGCCCGCTGCGCCGACCATGTCACGGTGATGGAAGCGGGGCGCGTCGTCGAGCGGCAAACAGTGCATGGCCTGTTCGATCAACCAGCCAGCGCCACCGCCCGCACCCTGCTTGAAGCCCATCAGCTACTAAACGGGAGCCAGCCATGA
- a CDS encoding RidA family protein, which yields MTIERLHTDARMSLVVKHQGTVYLSGEVANDFAGDVQQQTRETLQNIERLLDQAGTDKTRILSATLYLKDIDADFAGMNQVWDQWLPQGCAPARATVQAKLYDPAVLVEISIIAALPDA from the coding sequence ATGACGATCGAACGCCTGCACACTGACGCTCGCATGAGCCTTGTGGTCAAGCACCAAGGCACCGTGTACCTGTCCGGTGAGGTTGCCAACGATTTTGCGGGCGATGTGCAGCAGCAAACCCGTGAAACTTTGCAGAACATCGAGCGACTGCTCGACCAGGCCGGCACAGACAAGACACGGATTTTGTCCGCAACCCTTTACCTCAAAGACATCGATGCCGACTTCGCGGGCATGAATCAGGTGTGGGATCAATGGTTGCCGCAGGGGTGTGCGCCAGCGCGCGCAACGGTGCAAGCCAAATTGTATGACCCCGCCGTGCTGGTCGAAATTTCGATTATCGCAGCGCTCCCTGACGCGTAA
- a CDS encoding cation:proton antiporter has translation MSFIVWVAMLGAVLLLLALTSSYLRWIPVTTSVVCLALGVALGPGGLGLLQLELPDAHGWMEHLTEVAVLFSLFVSGLKLRLPLSSRSWRVAVFLAGPVMLACIAGVSLVLHYGLNLGWGVSVLIGAILAPTDPVLATLVQVNDAQDYDRVRFSLSGEAGLNDGVAFPFVILGLLLVQGAAGSQWLTDWLWQDVLWAVPAGLLSGYWMGRGLGHLTLYLRTRHEDSTLSPNDYLALALIAMAYVVADLIHGYGFLAVFAAGLGLRQAEVHASPTPQAPAEHLVQPVVGHQHVAPEHAVKGDIAALEDTQVAAGIMLGDMLSFGGLVERAMEVFLVTLLGVVLIEHWDWRALTVGAALFVFIRPLSTLIIPGRGLLDLRQRGMLGWFGIRGIGSLYYLFYSVNHGLSASDAAAITNLTLSVVALSIVVHGLSVQPLLSRYEAGRKRRDG, from the coding sequence ATGAGCTTCATCGTCTGGGTGGCCATGCTCGGCGCAGTCTTGTTGCTGCTGGCGTTGACCTCCTCTTACCTGCGCTGGATCCCGGTCACGACCTCGGTCGTGTGCCTGGCCTTGGGCGTCGCGCTGGGCCCCGGTGGCCTCGGCTTGCTGCAACTCGAGCTGCCCGATGCGCACGGCTGGATGGAGCACCTGACCGAGGTCGCCGTGCTGTTTTCGCTGTTCGTCAGCGGCCTCAAGCTGCGCCTGCCGCTGAGCAGCCGCAGCTGGCGGGTGGCGGTTTTCCTGGCTGGGCCGGTCATGCTGGCTTGCATCGCCGGGGTCAGCTTGGTGCTGCATTACGGCCTGAACCTGGGCTGGGGGGTGTCGGTGTTGATTGGCGCCATCCTTGCCCCGACCGATCCGGTGCTGGCCACCTTGGTCCAGGTCAATGACGCGCAGGACTACGACCGCGTGCGCTTCAGCCTGTCGGGTGAGGCAGGGCTCAACGATGGAGTCGCCTTTCCGTTCGTCATCCTGGGCTTGCTGCTTGTGCAGGGCGCAGCAGGCAGCCAATGGCTGACTGACTGGCTGTGGCAAGACGTGCTGTGGGCGGTGCCCGCCGGCTTGCTCAGTGGCTACTGGATGGGGCGCGGCCTAGGGCACCTGACCCTGTACCTGCGCACCCGGCACGAGGACAGCACCCTCTCGCCCAACGACTACCTGGCGCTGGCGCTGATCGCGATGGCTTATGTGGTCGCCGACCTGATCCATGGCTATGGGTTTCTCGCCGTGTTCGCTGCCGGGCTGGGCCTGCGACAGGCCGAAGTACACGCCAGCCCCACCCCACAAGCGCCTGCAGAACACCTTGTGCAGCCTGTGGTCGGCCACCAGCATGTCGCCCCGGAGCACGCGGTCAAAGGCGATATAGCCGCGCTGGAAGACACCCAGGTCGCAGCTGGCATCATGCTGGGCGACATGCTCTCGTTTGGTGGGCTTGTGGAGCGGGCGATGGAGGTGTTTCTGGTGACCTTGCTCGGTGTCGTGTTGATCGAGCACTGGGACTGGCGCGCACTGACCGTAGGCGCGGCGCTGTTCGTGTTCATTCGGCCATTGAGTACGCTGATCATCCCAGGGCGTGGCCTGCTGGACCTTCGCCAGCGCGGCATGCTGGGCTGGTTCGGCATACGTGGTATCGGCAGCCTTTACTACCTGTTCTACTCGGTAAACCACGGCCTGAGCGCCAGCGATGCCGCGGCCATCACCAACCTCACACTGTCGGTAGTGGCGCTGAGCATTGTCGTACATGGGTTAAGCGTGCAGCCTCTTCTGTCGCGTTATGAAGCAGGCCGAAAACGCCGTGACGGCTAG
- a CDS encoding IclR family transcriptional regulator domain-containing protein, translating to MDKPDIHPRDLIAGLQKGLALMQLFSVDQPRLTVPQAARQSGLTPSAARRFLLTLVHEGFADTDSRQYWLTPKTLRIGQAYVDSAQLPRMLRPIVEQVARQTQEHVSVGTRDGDEIIHLVRSRYSHIASLSIRPGSRVPMYCTAGGRIWLAALEGGALNDYFSRNPLRPLTPYTQTDRVLLEAELQRVRQQGYCIVDQEYEIGMRVLGVPLLDRSGLLKATLTITTHASRLSVDEIRLRYLPPLYEAQALLKPVVG from the coding sequence ATGGACAAACCCGATATCCACCCCCGCGACCTGATCGCGGGCTTGCAGAAAGGCCTGGCATTGATGCAGCTGTTCAGCGTCGATCAGCCACGCCTGACCGTGCCGCAGGCAGCCAGGCAATCGGGCCTTACCCCCAGTGCCGCGCGCCGCTTCCTGTTGACGTTGGTACACGAAGGCTTTGCCGACACCGACAGCCGCCAGTACTGGCTCACGCCCAAGACGTTGCGTATCGGCCAGGCCTACGTGGACTCGGCGCAGTTGCCGCGCATGCTGCGGCCCATCGTCGAGCAGGTGGCGCGGCAGACCCAGGAGCATGTCTCGGTCGGCACCCGTGACGGCGATGAAATCATCCACCTGGTGCGCAGCCGCTACAGCCACATCGCCTCGTTGTCGATCAGGCCCGGCTCGCGGGTGCCGATGTACTGCACCGCCGGCGGGCGAATCTGGCTGGCGGCGCTGGAGGGGGGCGCGCTCAATGACTACTTCTCACGCAACCCGCTCCGTCCGCTCACGCCCTATACCCAGACTGACCGGGTACTGTTGGAAGCTGAGCTGCAGCGCGTGCGCCAGCAGGGCTACTGCATCGTCGACCAGGAATACGAAATCGGCATGCGGGTGCTGGGGGTACCGCTGCTGGACCGTAGCGGCCTGCTGAAGGCGACCCTGACGATCACCACCCACGCCTCGCGGTTGAGCGTCGACGAGATACGGCTGCGCTACCTGCCACCGCTCTACGAGGCGCAGGCGTTGTTGAAGCCGGTGGTGGGCTGA
- a CDS encoding shikimate dehydrogenase family protein: protein MIRGSTELVAIVGSPIAQVKSPENFNTWFASNGCDLAMLPIDLQETALEAFVGSLRGWQNLRGCVVTVPYKQALAARLDGLSARAAALGSVNVVRRHSDGRLLGDNVDGAGFLGAARKQGFQPAGKRALVIGCGGVGSAIAYALGEAGVRQIILSDPSATRVGALCEVLGTAFPSLEIATHYRSLEAFDLVVNASPVGMGSTNELPLPAPMLTTLQPSTLVADVVTSPEITPLLQQARDRGCAIQTGPQMAFAQLGHLGAFMGVTPLEI from the coding sequence ATGATTCGGGGTTCGACAGAACTGGTCGCCATCGTCGGTTCACCCATCGCCCAGGTGAAATCGCCTGAAAACTTCAACACCTGGTTCGCCAGCAACGGCTGCGACCTGGCAATGCTCCCCATCGACCTGCAAGAAACTGCGCTGGAAGCCTTTGTCGGCAGCCTGCGCGGCTGGCAGAACCTACGCGGATGCGTGGTCACCGTGCCTTACAAACAGGCACTGGCCGCACGCCTGGACGGCCTCAGCGCACGCGCCGCCGCACTGGGTTCGGTCAACGTGGTGCGCCGCCACAGTGACGGCCGCCTGCTCGGCGACAATGTCGACGGCGCAGGCTTTCTTGGCGCCGCACGCAAACAGGGCTTTCAACCGGCAGGCAAACGCGCGCTGGTGATTGGTTGTGGTGGGGTGGGCAGTGCAATTGCCTATGCACTGGGCGAAGCGGGCGTGCGCCAGATCATCCTCAGCGACCCCAGCGCTACCCGCGTTGGGGCGCTTTGCGAAGTACTCGGCACGGCCTTCCCCAGTCTCGAAATCGCCACCCACTACCGCTCGCTGGAAGCGTTCGACCTGGTGGTCAACGCGTCGCCGGTCGGCATGGGCAGCACCAATGAGTTGCCGCTGCCGGCGCCGATGCTGACAACCCTGCAACCCTCCACGTTGGTTGCCGACGTGGTCACCTCGCCAGAAATCACCCCGCTGTTGCAGCAGGCACGCGACCGGGGCTGTGCGATCCAGACTGGCCCGCAGATGGCCTTTGCCCAACTCGGCCACCTCGGCGCCTTCATGGGCGTCACCCCGCTGGAGATCTGA
- a CDS encoding NUDIX domain-containing protein, with protein MSDRSSLRSRATVLCFRSGKILLVRRKAGKWGFPGGGVGTNEAPLHAASRELKEETGICRERLVALCTLQVGNTLHYIFTLQLDDQDKPVPKNEIVACKWIERDALNASLLKPAAAALLRSELPALCA; from the coding sequence ATGTCTGACAGGAGCAGCCTCAGGAGCAGAGCGACGGTGCTGTGCTTTCGCAGTGGCAAAATACTCCTGGTGCGTAGAAAGGCCGGGAAATGGGGCTTTCCGGGGGGCGGTGTGGGCACGAATGAGGCACCGTTGCACGCCGCCAGCCGAGAGCTGAAAGAGGAAACAGGGATTTGCCGTGAGCGCCTGGTGGCGCTGTGCACGCTGCAAGTCGGTAACACCCTCCATTACATTTTTACCCTTCAGCTGGACGATCAGGATAAACCGGTCCCGAAGAATGAGATCGTCGCTTGCAAGTGGATTGAGCGCGATGCACTGAATGCCTCCCTCCTAAAGCCCGCCGCTGCGGCACTGTTGCGTAGCGAACTGCCGGCGCTGTGTGCTTGA
- a CDS encoding FAD-dependent oxidoreductase: protein MATTEHAQPVYDLVVLGSGAGGFAAAATAASLGLKVLVVEKADTFGGTSAISGGAAWVYGTDQARAAGAKDSPEAMRTYLKTVIGGGYNAPLIDAFIARGHEALRWLERHTELRYALRPHSPDYYPDEPGATQFGRALEMVEYDGRRLGPRFKDLKMPPPGMLLFGGMMVNRVDIQHFLGLRKSPRSLWHCLKLMARYALDRLRHHRGTRLTTGNALIARLATTAFAHGTQLWLRSEAKALIVEHGAVTGVVVQHEGRRVQVRARGGVVCAMGGFAAGELAAAYRPGVNAPHLTMSPPTNDGAALHLGEAVDAAHGEGLAANFFWAPVSELRHANGERERFPHLVTDRAKPGVIAINPAGQRFVNESNSYHHFVQTMFASNLTTCWLICDAEAMNRYGLGLARPKPVNNAALIDAGYLYRADTPRALAEAIGVDPQALQATLERFNADARNGIDRAFDKGGNSYNRYMGDPHHTPNPCLAPLVKAPFYAIQLHTGDLGSARGLVTDAHANVLNRAGTPVAGLYATGNDMNSLMNGTYPGPGITLGPALTFGWIAASHIANRLQAQAHPMETNACTTN from the coding sequence ATGGCCACTACCGAACACGCGCAACCGGTGTACGACTTGGTGGTCCTCGGCAGTGGTGCCGGGGGCTTTGCCGCCGCCGCCACAGCTGCCAGCCTTGGCCTGAAAGTACTGGTCGTGGAGAAAGCCGACACTTTCGGCGGCACGTCGGCGATCTCCGGCGGTGCGGCGTGGGTGTATGGCACCGATCAAGCCCGTGCAGCCGGCGCCAAAGACTCCCCCGAAGCCATGCGCACCTACCTGAAAACCGTGATTGGTGGCGGCTACAACGCACCGCTGATAGACGCCTTCATTGCACGCGGGCATGAAGCGCTGCGCTGGCTGGAGCGCCACACCGAACTGCGCTATGCCCTGCGCCCGCACTCGCCGGATTATTACCCGGATGAGCCCGGCGCCACCCAGTTCGGCCGAGCACTGGAAATGGTCGAGTACGACGGCCGCCGCCTCGGCCCGCGCTTCAAAGACCTGAAAATGCCACCGCCGGGCATGCTGTTGTTCGGCGGGATGATGGTCAACCGCGTGGATATCCAGCATTTTCTTGGCCTGCGCAAATCACCACGCTCCCTGTGGCATTGCCTGAAGCTGATGGCACGCTATGCGTTGGACCGCCTTCGCCACCACCGTGGCACCCGCCTGACCACCGGCAATGCGCTGATTGCACGCCTGGCCACCACGGCATTTGCCCACGGCACGCAACTGTGGCTGCGCAGCGAGGCTAAGGCGCTGATCGTCGAGCACGGCGCGGTGACCGGCGTGGTGGTGCAGCATGAAGGCCGGCGCGTGCAGGTGCGTGCGCGGGGTGGCGTGGTCTGCGCCATGGGCGGCTTCGCAGCCGGTGAACTGGCTGCCGCCTACCGCCCAGGCGTTAATGCACCGCACCTGACCATGTCGCCGCCAACCAATGACGGCGCCGCGCTGCACCTGGGTGAAGCGGTGGATGCTGCCCACGGCGAGGGGCTGGCCGCCAACTTCTTCTGGGCCCCCGTTTCCGAGTTGCGCCATGCCAATGGTGAGCGCGAACGCTTCCCGCACCTGGTCACCGACCGTGCCAAACCGGGGGTGATCGCGATCAACCCGGCCGGGCAGCGCTTCGTCAACGAGTCGAACTCCTACCATCACTTCGTGCAGACCATGTTCGCCAGCAACCTCACCACCTGCTGGCTGATCTGCGACGCCGAGGCCATGAACCGCTACGGCCTGGGCCTGGCACGCCCGAAACCTGTGAACAACGCGGCACTGATCGACGCCGGCTACCTGTACCGCGCCGACACACCCCGCGCCCTGGCCGAGGCCATCGGCGTCGACCCTCAGGCATTGCAGGCGACGCTGGAGCGCTTCAACGCCGACGCCCGCAACGGCATCGACCGCGCATTCGACAAAGGCGGCAACAGCTACAACCGCTACATGGGCGACCCGCATCACACGCCCAACCCCTGCCTCGCGCCCCTGGTCAAGGCGCCGTTCTACGCCATCCAGCTCCACACCGGCGACCTCGGCTCGGCACGCGGCCTGGTGACCGACGCTCATGCCAACGTGCTCAACCGCGCCGGCACGCCGGTTGCCGGCCTTTATGCAACGGGCAACGACATGAACTCATTGATGAACGGCACCTACCCCGGGCCAGGCATCACCCTTGGCCCTGCCCTCACCTTCGGCTGGATCGCCGCCAGTCATATTGCCAACCGCCTGCAGGCGCAGGCCCACCCTATGGAGACAAACGCATGTACTACGAACTGA
- the nikE gene encoding nickel import ATP-binding protein NikE, with amino-acid sequence MSLLHVNQLGHGYRSGGLLSRRGWLQVLDGIELELQPGESLGLLGSSGSGKSTLARLLLGLEKPACGQVTFAGQEVSRLRGGGARAFLRAVQLVLQDAPSAFNPQRSIGWSIAEPLRHLSELDEAARNARTVELLEHMGLRSEHAERLPHQFSGGQLQRANIARALAISPKLVILDEALSNLDRVLQLQLLQRLDALRREHGTAFLLITHDLSLVRYFCQRVVVLDAGRIIEERQIDGRLSFDHAVGKQLQAAVLPVRPTMREPEAGSPAALSPASVRATTRLSV; translated from the coding sequence ATGAGCCTGCTGCACGTTAACCAACTCGGGCATGGCTACCGTTCCGGAGGGCTACTGAGCAGACGCGGCTGGCTGCAGGTGCTCGACGGCATTGAGCTTGAGCTGCAGCCCGGTGAGTCGCTCGGCCTGCTCGGCAGCAGCGGCAGCGGCAAGAGCACGCTTGCCCGGTTACTGCTGGGCCTGGAGAAACCCGCGTGTGGCCAGGTGACATTTGCCGGCCAAGAGGTCAGCCGACTGCGCGGCGGTGGGGCCCGTGCTTTCTTGCGCGCCGTTCAGTTGGTACTCCAGGACGCGCCCAGCGCGTTCAACCCGCAACGCAGCATCGGCTGGAGCATTGCCGAGCCGTTGCGTCACCTGAGCGAGCTGGACGAAGCTGCACGCAACGCCCGTACCGTGGAGCTACTAGAGCACATGGGCCTGCGCAGCGAGCATGCCGAGCGCCTGCCGCACCAATTCAGTGGCGGCCAGCTGCAGCGCGCCAATATCGCCCGCGCGCTGGCCATCTCACCCAAACTGGTGATACTGGACGAGGCCTTGTCAAACCTGGACCGGGTGTTGCAACTGCAACTGCTGCAGCGCCTGGATGCACTTCGACGCGAGCACGGCACCGCGTTCTTGCTGATCACCCATGACCTGAGCCTGGTGCGCTACTTCTGCCAGCGGGTGGTCGTGTTGGACGCCGGGCGTATCATCGAGGAGCGTCAGATAGACGGTAGGCTTTCGTTCGATCACGCCGTTGGCAAGCAGCTACAGGCCGCAGTACTGCCGGTGCGGCCAACAATGCGCGAGCCTGAGGCAGGGTCGCCGGCCGCCTTGTCACCTGCGTCAGTTCGGGCGACGACTAGACTGAGTGTCTGA